From a region of the Streptomyces sp. NBC_00193 genome:
- a CDS encoding GNAT family N-acetyltransferase yields the protein MTEPDIDAVAAVRVSGWRYAYAGLMPQSYLDGLSAAAYAEQRRAAFADPAGAVTNLVAEGPDGAVVGWAAFGPAKGTDPEGTDPEGAAPDEGELYALYARPDVIGTGVGRALLTEVLRRAPYPAVRLWVLEGNARARRFYERAGFRPDGGVLVDESDGFPVAEVRYRRTADPH from the coding sequence ATGACCGAGCCCGACATCGACGCCGTCGCCGCCGTGCGCGTGAGCGGATGGCGGTACGCCTACGCCGGGCTGATGCCGCAGTCGTACCTGGACGGGCTCAGCGCCGCCGCGTACGCGGAGCAGCGGCGGGCCGCCTTCGCCGATCCGGCCGGTGCCGTGACCAACCTCGTGGCCGAGGGCCCCGACGGCGCGGTCGTCGGGTGGGCCGCCTTCGGGCCCGCCAAGGGCACGGATCCCGAGGGCACGGATCCCGAGGGCGCGGCGCCGGACGAGGGCGAGCTGTACGCCCTGTACGCGCGGCCCGACGTCATCGGCACCGGCGTCGGCCGCGCCCTGCTGACCGAGGTGCTGCGCCGGGCGCCCTACCCCGCGGTACGGCTGTGGGTGCTCGAAGGCAACGCCCGGGCACGCCGGTTCTACGAGCGCGCCGGCTTCCGCCCCGACGGCGGCGTCCTCGTCGACGAGTCGGACGGCTTCCCGGTGGCCGAGGTCCGCTACCGCAGGACGGCCGACCCGCACTAG
- a CDS encoding 3-oxoacyl-[acyl-carrier-protein] synthase III C-terminal domain-containing protein — MSASETANSPAPAAYAYPFPYRISGVGAQIGEIISVEEWARLAHIPHRKRAGKEISGTDIERILGVTSKSWDRERFASLDTVVEVARAALRSALTEPEDIDAVFVATCTPYEIMLDQDAFNLLRRLSIPDSVPPFQLGAGCGGLSRVAAHLARTGARRALVISYNAASPIGIDENGIISQYSGADGEHPFAHTLWCSGALFSDAATALVFERDDSFEAGLGFYSRDSLNFGDEPGFSDPLIHYPGGGAAHPPGFAGSAELSAFGLNGPELARYYSRGMMMNQETMDAHRPGFVDEVRRIYTHQAGPALVEDYHQLAGLDTRKAPAHARELGNLVTSATPVLFYTDVVNGLVGAGDSVCFSVIGAGPERGAFLARVGIPGEVTVTTPLPPVPAAAKTATATEHARATA; from the coding sequence ATGTCTGCCTCGGAAACGGCCAATTCCCCTGCCCCCGCCGCGTACGCGTACCCGTTCCCCTATCGGATTTCCGGTGTCGGCGCCCAGATCGGCGAGATCATCTCCGTCGAGGAGTGGGCCCGGCTCGCGCACATCCCGCACCGCAAGCGGGCCGGCAAGGAAATCAGCGGCACCGATATCGAGCGCATACTCGGGGTCACCTCCAAGAGCTGGGACCGGGAGCGCTTCGCCTCGCTCGACACCGTCGTCGAGGTCGCCCGCGCCGCACTGCGGTCCGCCCTCACCGAGCCCGAGGACATCGACGCCGTCTTCGTGGCCACGTGCACCCCGTACGAGATCATGCTCGACCAGGACGCCTTCAACCTGCTGCGACGCCTGAGCATCCCGGACAGTGTGCCCCCCTTCCAGCTCGGCGCCGGCTGCGGCGGGCTCTCCCGCGTCGCCGCGCACCTGGCCCGGACCGGGGCCCGGCGCGCGCTGGTGATCTCGTACAACGCCGCGAGCCCCATCGGAATCGACGAGAACGGCATCATCTCCCAGTACAGCGGCGCGGACGGGGAGCATCCCTTCGCGCACACCCTGTGGTGCTCCGGGGCGCTGTTCTCCGATGCCGCGACCGCCCTGGTATTCGAGCGGGACGACAGCTTCGAGGCGGGCCTCGGCTTCTATTCGCGCGATTCCCTGAATTTCGGGGACGAGCCCGGATTCAGCGATCCGCTCATCCATTACCCCGGAGGCGGCGCAGCCCACCCGCCGGGCTTTGCCGGCTCCGCCGAGCTGTCCGCATTCGGACTCAACGGACCGGAGCTGGCCCGCTATTACTCGCGCGGCATGATGATGAACCAGGAGACCATGGACGCCCACCGCCCCGGTTTCGTGGACGAGGTCCGGCGGATCTACACGCACCAGGCCGGCCCGGCCCTGGTCGAGGACTACCACCAGCTCGCCGGCCTGGACACCCGCAAGGCCCCCGCGCACGCCCGCGAGCTCGGCAACCTCGTCACCTCGGCGACCCCGGTGCTCTTCTACACGGACGTGGTGAACGGCCTGGTCGGGGCGGGCGACTCCGTCTGCTTCTCCGTCATCGGCGCCGGTCCGGAGCGCGGGGCCTTCCTCGCACGGGTGGGAATCCCCGGCGAGGTGACCGTCACCACGCCCCTGCCCCCGGTCCCGGCCGCCGCCAAGACCGCCACCGCCACCGAACACGCCCGAGCCACCGCGTAG
- a CDS encoding aspartate aminotransferase family protein — protein sequence MNAEADARDAAALAASTKATVKDNDRSHVFHSWSAQELIDPLAVAGAEGSYFWDYDGNRFLDFSSALVYTNIGYQHPKVAAAIAEQAGKLCTVAPGFAVDVRSEAARLIAERTPGDLDKIFFTNAGAEAVENAVRMARVHTGRPKVLSAYRSYHGATSTAINLTGDARRFGNDTATAGVVHFWGPFAYRSPFYAATPAEECERALRHLEDTIVFEGPQSIAAIILETVGGAPGVLVHPDGYLAGVRALCDRFGIVFILDEIMVGFGRTGKWFASEHWDVTPDLICFAKGVTSGYIPLGGVAISAAIAETFARRPYPGGLTYSGHVLACAAAVATINVMEEEGIVEQSARTGAELLGPGLAALAERHPSVGEVRGLGTFWALELVRNKETREPLVPYNAAGADNAPMAEFGAALKKAGLWPLLAGNRIHVAPPCNVSAEDVAKGLRIIDEALMVADAHTV from the coding sequence ATGAACGCAGAAGCCGACGCACGCGACGCCGCCGCACTGGCCGCCTCCACCAAGGCCACGGTGAAGGACAACGACCGCAGTCACGTCTTCCACTCCTGGTCGGCCCAAGAGCTCATCGACCCGCTCGCCGTGGCCGGCGCCGAGGGTTCCTACTTCTGGGACTACGACGGCAACCGCTTCCTCGACTTCTCCAGCGCCCTCGTCTACACGAACATCGGCTACCAGCACCCCAAGGTGGCCGCGGCCATCGCCGAGCAGGCCGGCAAGCTCTGCACCGTCGCGCCCGGCTTCGCCGTCGACGTGCGCTCCGAGGCCGCCCGGCTGATCGCCGAGCGCACCCCGGGCGACCTCGACAAGATCTTCTTCACCAACGCGGGCGCCGAGGCCGTGGAGAACGCCGTCCGCATGGCCCGGGTGCACACCGGCCGCCCCAAGGTGCTGTCCGCGTACCGCTCGTACCACGGGGCCACCTCCACCGCGATCAACCTCACCGGGGACGCGCGCCGCTTCGGCAACGACACCGCCACCGCGGGCGTCGTGCACTTCTGGGGCCCCTTCGCCTACCGCTCGCCCTTCTACGCGGCCACCCCCGCCGAGGAGTGCGAGCGCGCGCTGCGCCACCTTGAGGACACCATCGTCTTCGAGGGCCCGCAGTCCATCGCCGCGATCATCCTGGAGACCGTCGGCGGCGCCCCCGGCGTCCTCGTGCACCCCGACGGCTACCTGGCCGGGGTCCGCGCGCTCTGCGACCGCTTCGGCATCGTCTTCATCCTCGACGAGATCATGGTCGGCTTCGGCCGCACGGGTAAGTGGTTCGCCTCCGAGCACTGGGACGTCACCCCCGACCTCATCTGCTTCGCCAAGGGCGTGACCAGCGGATACATCCCCCTCGGCGGGGTCGCCATCTCGGCCGCCATCGCCGAGACCTTCGCCCGCCGGCCCTACCCGGGCGGGCTGACGTACTCCGGGCACGTGCTGGCCTGCGCCGCCGCCGTCGCGACGATCAACGTCATGGAGGAGGAGGGCATCGTCGAGCAGTCCGCCCGCACCGGCGCCGAGCTGCTCGGGCCGGGCCTCGCCGCCCTCGCCGAACGCCACCCGTCCGTCGGGGAGGTGCGGGGTCTGGGCACGTTCTGGGCCCTGGAGCTCGTACGGAACAAGGAGACGCGCGAGCCGCTGGTCCCGTACAACGCCGCCGGGGCCGACAACGCGCCGATGGCCGAGTTCGGGGCGGCCCTGAAGAAGGCCGGCCTGTGGCCGCTGCTCGCCGGGAACCGCATCCACGTCGCGCCGCCCTGCAACGTGTCGGCCGAGGACGTGGCCAAGGGGCTGCGGATCATCGACGAGGCCCTGATGGTGGCCGATGCGCACACCGTCTGA
- the kdpF gene encoding K(+)-transporting ATPase subunit F: MNAENVIGLLVAVALLGYLVVALVFPERF, translated from the coding sequence GTGAACGCCGAAAACGTCATCGGTCTGCTGGTCGCCGTCGCCCTGCTGGGTTACCTCGTCGTCGCCCTCGTCTTCCCGGAGAGGTTCTAG
- a CDS encoding SMP-30/gluconolactonase/LRE family protein: MYEMFDDRFRTGRCMNGDAALEVLHTGCRWAEGPVYVPAWRQVVWSDIPNDRMLRWDEETGAVSIFRRGAGHTNGNTLDGQGRLVTCEQGNRRVTRTEHDGTVTVLADRWQGKRLNSPNDAAVRSDGSIWFSDPDFGITSDYEGYVAESEIGSNNVYRIDPGTGEVRLVADCFEAPNGLVFSPDERQLFVSDTRGGRIRVFDVREDGTLSDGKVFADAAARPGARFDNLRFDAGGRLWAAAMSDGVHCYDPDGTLIGRLAVPETVSNIAWGGAKRNRLFITAETSLYSVVMAVTGTHPTGPGRRPWLGGSGRP, from the coding sequence ATGTACGAGATGTTCGACGACCGGTTCCGGACCGGACGGTGCATGAACGGGGACGCCGCGCTCGAGGTCCTGCACACCGGCTGCCGCTGGGCCGAGGGACCCGTCTACGTACCCGCGTGGCGTCAGGTGGTCTGGAGCGACATCCCCAACGACCGCATGCTGCGCTGGGACGAGGAGACCGGAGCCGTCTCCATCTTCCGGCGGGGCGCTGGGCACACCAACGGCAACACCCTCGACGGGCAGGGCCGGCTGGTCACCTGCGAGCAGGGCAACCGCCGGGTGACGCGGACCGAGCACGACGGCACGGTCACGGTGCTGGCCGACCGCTGGCAGGGCAAGCGCCTGAACAGCCCGAACGACGCCGCGGTCAGGTCCGACGGCTCGATCTGGTTCTCCGACCCGGACTTCGGCATCACCAGCGACTACGAGGGCTACGTCGCCGAGAGCGAGATCGGCTCCAACAACGTCTACCGCATCGACCCGGGCACCGGTGAAGTCCGCCTGGTGGCCGACTGTTTCGAGGCCCCGAACGGCCTCGTCTTCTCCCCCGACGAACGGCAGCTCTTCGTCTCCGACACCCGCGGCGGCCGCATCCGGGTCTTCGACGTCCGCGAGGACGGCACCCTCTCGGACGGCAAGGTCTTCGCCGACGCGGCGGCCCGTCCGGGAGCCCGCTTCGACAACCTCCGCTTCGACGCCGGCGGTCGGCTCTGGGCGGCCGCCATGAGCGACGGCGTGCACTGCTACGACCCCGACGGCACCCTGATCGGGCGGCTCGCCGTCCCCGAGACGGTGTCCAACATCGCCTGGGGCGGGGCCAAGCGCAACCGGCTCTTCATCACCGCCGAGACCAGCCTCTACTCGGTGGTCATGGCCGTCACCGGCACCCACCCGACCGGACCGGGGCGCAGGCCCTGGCTCGGCGGCTCCGGCCGGCCCTGA
- the kdpA gene encoding potassium-transporting ATPase subunit KdpA, with translation MSPVLAGVLQLLALVAALALAYRPLGDYMARVYSSKKHYAPEKWIYKAVGANPNAEMRWPAYLRSVLAFSAVSVLFLYLLQRLQGHLPGSLGFVSIKPDQAFNTAASFVSNTNWQSYAGEQAMGPLVQTGGLAVQNFLSAAVGMAVAVALVRGFARSRTGELGNFWSDLVRGTVRILLPLAAIAAVVLVACGVIQNFSGIHEVGQFLGAKQQWNGGAVASQEAIKELGTNGGGYFNANSAHPFENPTPFSNLFEIFLILLVPFALTRTFGRMIGSVRQGYAILATMVTIWLGFTALMMWTEFGHHGPALQAAGGAMEGKEARFGIGASAIFSVATTLTSTGAVNSFHSSYTGLGGGIQLLGMQLGEIAPGGVGSGLYGMLIMAIIAVFIAGLMVGRTPEYLGKKIGTRQIKFAACYILITPAVVLGFTALAMALPTPGHSMSNGGAHGFSEVLYAYTSAGNNNGSAFAGLNANTQWFNTTTGLAMLLGRFLPMVFVLALAGSLAEQQPVPATAGTLRTEKPLFTFLLVGTIVIVTGLTYFPALALGPLAEGLAS, from the coding sequence ATGAGTCCCGTCCTCGCCGGGGTGCTCCAGCTGCTCGCGCTCGTCGCGGCCCTGGCCCTCGCCTATCGCCCCCTGGGCGACTACATGGCCCGCGTCTACTCCTCGAAGAAGCACTACGCCCCCGAGAAGTGGATCTACAAGGCGGTCGGCGCCAATCCGAACGCCGAGATGCGCTGGCCGGCGTACCTGCGCTCGGTCCTCGCCTTCTCGGCGGTCAGCGTCCTCTTCCTCTACCTGCTCCAGCGCCTGCAGGGCCACCTGCCCGGCTCCCTCGGCTTCGTCTCCATCAAGCCGGACCAGGCCTTCAACACGGCCGCCTCCTTCGTGTCGAACACGAACTGGCAGTCGTACGCCGGTGAACAGGCCATGGGCCCGCTCGTGCAGACCGGCGGCCTGGCCGTGCAGAACTTCCTCTCCGCCGCCGTGGGCATGGCCGTCGCGGTGGCCCTCGTACGGGGCTTCGCGCGCTCCCGCACCGGCGAGCTCGGCAACTTCTGGTCGGACCTGGTGCGCGGCACCGTCCGCATCCTGCTCCCGCTGGCGGCGATCGCCGCGGTCGTGCTGGTGGCCTGCGGGGTCATCCAGAACTTCTCCGGCATCCACGAGGTCGGACAGTTCCTGGGAGCGAAGCAGCAGTGGAACGGCGGGGCGGTCGCCTCGCAGGAGGCCATCAAGGAGCTGGGCACCAACGGCGGCGGCTACTTCAACGCCAACTCCGCCCACCCCTTCGAGAACCCCACCCCCTTCTCGAACCTCTTCGAGATCTTCCTGATCCTGCTCGTCCCCTTCGCGCTCACCCGCACCTTCGGCCGGATGATCGGCTCGGTCCGCCAGGGCTACGCGATCCTCGCCACGATGGTCACCATCTGGCTCGGCTTCACCGCCCTGATGATGTGGACGGAATTCGGCCACCACGGCCCGGCCCTCCAGGCCGCGGGCGGTGCGATGGAGGGCAAGGAGGCCCGCTTCGGGATCGGCGCCTCCGCGATCTTCTCGGTCGCCACGACGCTGACCTCCACCGGCGCGGTCAACTCCTTCCACTCCTCCTACACCGGCCTCGGCGGCGGGATCCAGCTGCTGGGCATGCAGCTCGGCGAGATCGCACCCGGCGGCGTCGGCTCCGGCCTCTACGGCATGCTGATCATGGCGATCATCGCGGTGTTCATCGCCGGCCTGATGGTCGGCCGCACCCCCGAGTACCTGGGCAAGAAGATCGGCACCCGCCAGATCAAGTTCGCCGCCTGCTACATCCTCATCACCCCGGCCGTGGTGCTCGGCTTCACCGCCCTCGCGATGGCCCTGCCCACCCCCGGACACTCGATGTCCAACGGCGGCGCGCACGGCTTCTCCGAGGTCCTCTACGCCTACACCTCGGCCGGCAACAACAACGGCTCCGCCTTCGCCGGGCTGAACGCCAACACCCAGTGGTTCAACACGACCACCGGTCTGGCCATGCTGCTCGGCCGCTTCCTGCCGATGGTCTTCGTCCTGGCCCTGGCCGGCTCGCTCGCCGAACAGCAGCCGGTCCCGGCCACCGCGGGCACCCTGCGCACCGAGAAGCCGCTGTTCACCTTCCTGCTCGTCGGCACGATCGTCATCGTCACGGGCCTCACCTACTTCCCGGCCCTGGCGTTGGGCCCGCTCGCCGAAGGGCTCGCCTCATGA
- a CDS encoding SDR family NAD(P)-dependent oxidoreductase — protein sequence MSESRVALITGSSSGIGAGIARRLAAAGIRVVLNSARSEDAGKALAAELPDAVYVRGDVADADDARRIVRTAIDTYGRLDILVNNAGTTRFVPLDDLEAADAAAWREIFEVNVVGTWQMITAAAPHLRESGANGTPGSIVNISSVSATRALGSSIPYAVSKAAVNHMTRLLASQLGPAVRVNAIAPGLIDTPWYEGEDQVWESSREWITQNTPLRRVGTPEDVAEAALYLVDAAYTTGDVLTVDGGRHVV from the coding sequence ATGTCCGAGAGTCGTGTCGCCCTGATCACCGGTTCCTCCTCCGGCATCGGCGCCGGCATCGCCCGCAGGCTGGCCGCGGCCGGCATCCGCGTGGTGCTGAACTCGGCGCGCAGCGAGGACGCGGGCAAGGCGCTCGCCGCCGAACTGCCCGACGCGGTCTACGTGCGCGGCGACGTCGCGGACGCCGACGACGCGCGGCGGATCGTCCGGACGGCGATCGACACGTACGGACGGCTCGACATCCTGGTCAACAACGCGGGCACCACCCGGTTCGTCCCCCTGGACGACCTGGAGGCGGCCGACGCCGCGGCCTGGCGCGAGATCTTCGAGGTCAACGTCGTCGGCACCTGGCAGATGATCACCGCCGCCGCCCCCCACCTGCGGGAATCCGGTGCGAACGGCACCCCGGGCTCGATCGTCAACATCTCCTCGGTCTCCGCGACCCGCGCGCTCGGCAGCTCGATCCCCTACGCCGTCAGCAAGGCCGCGGTCAACCACATGACCCGGCTGCTGGCCTCCCAGCTCGGACCCGCCGTCCGGGTGAACGCGATCGCACCCGGCCTGATCGACACCCCCTGGTACGAGGGCGAGGACCAGGTCTGGGAGAGCTCGCGGGAGTGGATCACGCAGAACACCCCGCTGCGCCGCGTGGGCACCCCCGAGGACGTGGCCGAGGCCGCCCTCTACCTGGTCGACGCCGCCTACACGACCGGCGACGTGCTCACCGTCGACGGCGGCCGGCACGTCGTCTGA
- a CDS encoding class F sortase has product MPRAKWVVGVLTVALLCTGLGVLRTTEGGRPAAPTAGDALPSRVLGLSGPRRLARQLEHSGGHTTGKGARRPGRSGVTALPASPPLRLVIPALGTDVPLTAGTPTGGTDAGTGGPGHPYAEDLEAGAADAKPHVQDSAVWDSAGPAPGAAGTAVVSGDLPRLGELRRGQSIEVARADRRTAVFTVTRVSPGISGRGGPSGRAQLRLISGETAVLARLTGHRRTLR; this is encoded by the coding sequence ATGCCCCGCGCCAAGTGGGTGGTCGGCGTACTGACGGTGGCTCTGCTGTGCACCGGCCTCGGGGTGTTGCGCACCACCGAGGGCGGCCGGCCGGCCGCCCCGACCGCGGGCGACGCCCTGCCCTCGCGGGTCCTGGGGCTGTCCGGCCCGCGCCGGCTGGCCCGGCAGCTGGAGCACTCCGGCGGACACACCACCGGCAAGGGCGCCCGGCGGCCCGGGCGGTCGGGGGTCACCGCCCTCCCGGCCTCGCCGCCGCTGCGCCTGGTCATCCCGGCGCTCGGAACGGACGTACCACTGACGGCCGGTACCCCGACCGGCGGGACGGACGCGGGGACGGGCGGGCCGGGCCATCCGTACGCCGAGGACCTCGAAGCCGGCGCCGCCGACGCCAAGCCCCACGTCCAGGACAGCGCCGTGTGGGACTCCGCGGGCCCGGCCCCGGGCGCGGCCGGCACCGCCGTGGTCTCCGGAGACCTGCCGCGGCTCGGCGAGCTGCGGCGCGGCCAGTCGATCGAGGTGGCGCGCGCCGACCGGCGTACGGCCGTGTTCACCGTGACCCGGGTCTCCCCCGGGATCTCCGGACGGGGCGGGCCGTCCGGCCGGGCCCAACTCCGGCTGATCAGCGGCGAAACGGCCGTCCTGGCCCGCCTCACCGGCCACCGCCGCACCCTGCGCTGA
- a CDS encoding GPI anchored serine-threonine rich family protein, whose translation MSASPSTPSTPSSLKSLARRVLRGLNRPAAAVLVESENLLVHTPGPGAVWPRGSRQAVAWYVVGPAGDVVDIELVTMNGSQARTEAVLATGIQTHHTGATVTVPDLAPGRYLVLVTSASGGLDAYSQPVTLTA comes from the coding sequence ATGTCAGCCTCCCCCTCCACGCCCTCCACCCCCTCCTCCCTGAAGTCGCTCGCCCGGCGCGTCCTGCGGGGGCTGAACCGCCCCGCCGCCGCGGTGCTCGTGGAGTCGGAGAACCTCCTGGTGCACACCCCCGGCCCGGGCGCGGTCTGGCCGCGGGGCAGCAGGCAGGCCGTCGCCTGGTACGTGGTGGGCCCGGCCGGCGACGTGGTGGACATCGAGCTCGTCACCATGAACGGCAGCCAGGCCCGGACGGAGGCCGTCCTCGCGACCGGCATCCAGACCCACCACACCGGCGCCACCGTGACGGTCCCCGACCTGGCCCCGGGCCGCTACCTCGTCCTGGTCACGTCCGCCTCGGGCGGACTCGACGCCTACAGCCAGCCGGTCACCCTCACCGCTTGA
- the kdpC gene encoding potassium-transporting ATPase subunit KdpC, whose translation MNNSVGNTARLLGAGLRALLVLTVLCGVLYPLAITGIAQAAFGGKANGSEVQDASGKVVGSSLIGQSYGDDLRWFQGRPAAGLAGNTVNTQYELLVSGATNKAADSPELLKSVQEAKAKVLLDNTVPGYAPRPDRIPADAVTSSGSGLDPDISPAYAELQTARVAQRNGLPVEEVAKLVKAHTEGRTLGFMGEPRVNVLELNTALRDLKR comes from the coding sequence ATGAACAACTCCGTAGGCAACACCGCCCGCCTGCTCGGCGCCGGGCTGCGCGCCCTCCTCGTCCTCACCGTGCTGTGCGGGGTCCTCTACCCCCTCGCGATCACCGGCATCGCCCAGGCCGCCTTCGGCGGCAAGGCCAACGGCTCCGAGGTCCAGGACGCGAGCGGCAAGGTCGTCGGCTCCTCCCTGATCGGCCAGTCGTACGGGGACGACCTGCGCTGGTTCCAGGGCCGCCCGGCGGCGGGGCTCGCCGGGAACACCGTCAACACCCAGTACGAGCTGCTGGTCTCCGGCGCCACCAACAAGGCGGCGGACAGCCCGGAGCTGCTGAAGTCCGTGCAGGAGGCCAAGGCCAAGGTCCTGCTCGACAACACCGTCCCGGGCTACGCCCCGCGGCCCGACCGGATCCCGGCGGACGCGGTGACCTCCTCCGGCTCCGGCCTGGACCCGGACATCTCCCCGGCCTACGCGGAGCTCCAGACGGCCCGGGTCGCCCAGCGCAACGGCCTGCCGGTCGAGGAGGTGGCGAAGCTGGTGAAGGCTCACACCGAGGGCCGCACCCTCGGCTTCATGGGCGAACCGCGCGTCAACGTCCTGGAACTGAACACGGCCCTGCGGGACCTCAAGCGGTGA
- the kdpB gene encoding potassium-transporting ATPase subunit KdpB has protein sequence MSTATPTVTPTRAPHGDLPSGHKPEKPKVGGGIFDPKQLLKSFPDAVRKLDPRVMVKSPVMFVVLIGSVLTTALAISDPGNLFGWAITAWLWLTTIFANLAEAVAEGRGKAQADTLRKAKTDTVARRLNGAVEEQVPGTDLRIGDLVVCEAGDIIPGDGDVVEGVASVDESAITGESAPVIRESGGDRSAVTGGTKVLSDRIVIKITTKPGETFIDRMINLVEGAARQKTPNEIALNILLASLTIVFLLAVVTLQPFAMYAHAKQSMIVLTALLVCLIPTTIGALLSAIGIAGMDRLVQRNVLAMSGRAVEAAGDVSTLLLDKTGTITLGNRQASEFVPVTGAIAAELADAAQLSSLADETPEGRSIVVLAKEKYGLRERHQGELVGAEWIPFTAQTRMSGVDVDGRKVRKGAAGSIIAWVGEQGGTVAPDARAKVDEISGAGGTPLLVALEDEKGARVLGVIHLKDVVKEGMRERFDELRRMGIKTIMITGDNPLTAKAIAEEAGVDDFLAEATPEDKMALIKREQAGGKLVAMTGDGTNDAPALAQADVGVAMNTGTSAAKEAGNMVDLDSNPTKLIEIVEIGKQLLITRGALTTFSIANDVAKYFAIIPAMFAAVYPGLDKLNVMGLHSPDSAILSAVIFNALVIIALVPLALKGVQYRPTSADKMLRRNLTVYGLGGLVAPFIGIKLIDMVVSLIPGLR, from the coding sequence ATGAGCACCGCCACCCCCACCGTCACCCCCACCCGAGCCCCGCACGGGGACCTGCCCAGCGGTCACAAGCCCGAGAAGCCCAAGGTCGGCGGCGGCATCTTCGACCCGAAGCAGCTGCTGAAGTCCTTCCCGGACGCGGTGCGCAAGCTCGACCCCCGGGTGATGGTCAAGTCGCCGGTCATGTTCGTGGTGCTGATCGGCTCCGTACTGACCACCGCACTGGCGATCTCCGACCCGGGCAACCTCTTCGGCTGGGCGATCACCGCCTGGCTGTGGCTGACCACGATCTTCGCCAACCTCGCCGAGGCGGTGGCGGAAGGCCGCGGCAAGGCCCAGGCCGACACCCTGCGCAAGGCCAAGACCGACACCGTCGCCCGCCGCCTGAACGGCGCCGTCGAGGAACAGGTCCCGGGCACGGACCTGCGTATCGGCGACCTCGTGGTCTGCGAGGCCGGCGACATCATCCCCGGCGACGGCGACGTGGTCGAAGGCGTCGCCTCGGTCGACGAATCCGCCATCACCGGCGAATCGGCCCCGGTCATCCGCGAGTCGGGCGGCGACCGCTCCGCCGTGACGGGCGGCACCAAGGTGCTCTCCGACCGGATCGTCATCAAGATCACGACGAAGCCCGGCGAGACCTTCATCGACCGCATGATCAACCTGGTCGAGGGCGCGGCCCGGCAGAAGACGCCGAACGAGATCGCGCTCAACATCCTGCTCGCCTCGCTGACCATCGTCTTCCTGCTCGCCGTCGTCACCCTCCAGCCGTTCGCGATGTACGCGCACGCCAAGCAGTCGATGATCGTGCTGACCGCGCTGCTGGTCTGCCTCATACCGACCACCATCGGCGCCCTGCTCTCCGCCATCGGCATCGCGGGCATGGACCGGCTCGTGCAGCGCAACGTCCTCGCGATGAGCGGCCGTGCGGTGGAGGCCGCCGGCGACGTCTCCACGCTGCTGCTCGACAAGACCGGCACCATCACCCTCGGCAACCGCCAGGCCTCCGAGTTCGTCCCCGTCACCGGCGCCATCGCCGCCGAACTGGCCGATGCCGCCCAGCTCTCCTCGCTGGCCGACGAGACCCCCGAGGGCCGCTCGATCGTGGTCCTCGCGAAGGAGAAGTACGGCCTGCGCGAACGCCACCAGGGCGAACTGGTGGGCGCCGAATGGATCCCCTTCACCGCCCAGACCCGCATGTCGGGCGTCGACGTCGACGGCCGCAAGGTCCGCAAGGGCGCGGCCGGCTCGATCATCGCCTGGGTCGGCGAACAGGGCGGTACGGTCGCCCCGGACGCGCGGGCGAAGGTGGACGAGATCTCCGGCGCCGGCGGCACCCCGCTGCTCGTCGCGCTGGAGGACGAGAAGGGCGCCCGGGTCCTCGGTGTCATCCACCTCAAGGACGTGGTCAAGGAGGGCATGCGCGAACGCTTCGACGAGCTGCGGCGCATGGGCATCAAGACCATCATGATCACCGGCGACAACCCGCTGACCGCCAAGGCCATCGCCGAAGAGGCGGGCGTGGACGACTTCCTGGCGGAAGCGACGCCCGAGGACAAGATGGCCCTCATCAAGCGCGAACAGGCCGGCGGAAAGCTCGTCGCCATGACGGGCGACGGCACGAACGACGCCCCGGCCCTGGCTCAGGCCGACGTCGGCGTCGCGATGAACACGGGCACCTCGGCCGCCAAGGAGGCCGGGAACATGGTGGACCTGGACTCCAACCCCACCAAGCTCATCGAAATCGTCGAGATCGGCAAGCAGTTGCTGATCACCCGGGGCGCGCTGACCACCTTCTCCATCGCCAACGACGTCGCCAAGTACTTCGCGATCATCCCGGCCATGTTCGCGGCGGTCTACCCGGGCCTCGACAAGCTCAACGTCATGGGCCTGCACTCCCCCGACTCGGCGATCCTCTCCGCCGTCATCTTCAACGCGCTGGTCATCATCGCCCTGGTCCCGCTCGCCCTGAAGGGCGTCCAGTACCGGCCCACCAGCGCCGACAAGATGCTCCGGCGCAACCTCACCGTCTACGGACTCGGCGGCCTGGTCGCCCCGTTCATCGGCATCAAGCTCATCGACATGGTCGTCTCCCTCATCCCCGGCCTGCGCTGA